From Microbacterium sp. YJN-G, a single genomic window includes:
- a CDS encoding MFS transporter, translating to MREVAGVVATVGMLGVVAAAGGALLGGFLSDKLKRRRLFVLAAAFIFIGGALAEAFAWSLPQLIIGAVLMQLAIAVFATVDQAIVYAIIPDRAESGRYMAVVAFAQKIPSAIAPLIAPLIITIGAVGAEKNYTLLYLIGAVFALIGGLIIMFKVKGVR from the coding sequence GTGCGCGAGGTGGCCGGTGTCGTCGCCACCGTCGGGATGCTCGGGGTCGTCGCCGCTGCCGGCGGCGCGCTGCTCGGCGGCTTCCTCTCGGACAAGCTCAAGCGCCGCCGCCTGTTCGTGCTCGCGGCCGCGTTCATCTTCATCGGAGGCGCGCTCGCCGAGGCGTTCGCCTGGTCGCTGCCGCAGCTGATCATCGGCGCCGTGCTCATGCAGCTCGCCATCGCCGTGTTCGCCACAGTGGACCAGGCCATCGTCTACGCGATCATCCCCGATCGCGCCGAATCCGGACGATACATGGCCGTGGTCGCCTTCGCGCAGAAGATCCCCAGTGCGATCGCCCCGCTGATCGCTCCCCTCATCATCACGATCGGCGCCGTGGGTGCCGAGAAGAACTACACGCTGCTGTACCTCATCGGCGCGGTGTTCGCCCTCATCGGCGGTCTGATCATCATGTTCAAGGTCAAGGGAGTGCGTTGA
- a CDS encoding TetR/AcrR family transcriptional regulator: MTSPPTDTPSPRRRGKSTSTPARRAEIVEAALASFAEHGYERASLRDIASRAGLTHAALLRHFSGKEELLPAALAQREEHEEDLASRIMTANIPGEQILSAVLADEFSNSEFQRNWLALAVAATNPEHPAHDFFLGRRERMRSRFTDGPLPTSDSELLTADEKVTLVLAMVDGLRIQALLDPSRDALGLLTTFMRLVAAQPPAAASSLS, encoded by the coding sequence ATGACGTCACCGCCGACCGACACGCCATCACCGCGCCGCCGAGGCAAGAGCACATCCACACCGGCGAGACGGGCCGAGATCGTCGAAGCGGCACTCGCCAGCTTCGCGGAGCACGGTTATGAGCGGGCGTCTCTCCGTGACATCGCCAGCAGGGCCGGACTCACCCATGCCGCCCTGTTGCGGCACTTCTCCGGAAAGGAGGAACTCCTCCCCGCCGCGCTCGCGCAGCGCGAGGAGCACGAGGAAGACCTCGCCTCGCGCATCATGACCGCGAACATTCCAGGTGAGCAGATCCTGAGTGCGGTACTCGCCGACGAGTTCTCGAACTCGGAGTTCCAGCGCAACTGGCTCGCCCTCGCCGTCGCCGCGACGAACCCGGAGCACCCTGCACACGACTTCTTCCTCGGCCGGCGCGAACGCATGCGGTCGCGCTTCACAGATGGCCCCCTGCCAACCAGCGACAGCGAGCTCCTCACGGCCGACGAGAAGGTGACGCTCGTGCTCGCCATGGTCGACGGTCTGCGCATCCAGGCTCTGCTCGATCCTTCCCGCGACGCCCTTGGCCTGCTCACCACGTTCATGCGACTGGTGGCCGCTCAGCCTCCAGCCGCCGCTTCCTCACTATCGTGA